The nucleotide sequence CGCACCAGCGGTGGAAGCGCGACCAGGCGTTGGGCCAGGCGCGGAAATGCTCCCCCGGCACAAGAGCCTTGCTGAGCAGCGTAGCGATCACGAACAAGGGGGAGGCCCCATAGAACAGCAGATAAAAGGCAAGACTGCGGAGGACGTTCACAGGTTGCCCAGCCAACTCGCCAGCAGCTTGAGATATTCGAGAAATAGGATGCGGAGCGAGGGTTCGCTCGGCACGGCGTCTTCGACCACCCGGACCTTCGGCGGCAGGACCTGTTCAAGCTCGTTGGCGCTGCGCCGCATGTGCCAGTCGCTGGTGACGAGGCGCAGCGAGCGGTACTGGCCGTCGCGTATCCATTGCGCCGTTTCGCGCGCGTTGCCGCGGGTGTCGAGCGCGGAGAACCCGAGCACGACGCAGCAAGCCATTTCCTCAGGACTGAGGCGGTATTCGGCGGCGAATTCGGCCGGTGTAACTCC is from Croceibacterium aestuarii and encodes:
- a CDS encoding YdcF family protein, yielding MILRFAGFVLAVWLLGFAWFAATLPQPAPVKDRTDVIIVPTGGVGRIDRGVELLRAGAAQKLLVSGVFEGVTPAEFAAEYRLSPEEMACCVVLGFSALDTRGNARETAQWIRDGQYRSLRLVTSDWHMRRSANELEQVLPPKVRVVEDAVPSEPSLRILFLEYLKLLASWLGNL